From Rhodovastum atsumiense, a single genomic window includes:
- a CDS encoding ABC transporter ATP-binding protein has protein sequence MSPLLEVEDLARHYPVRRGLLWSRRVGTVRAVDGISFTLHHGETLALVGESGCGKSTTARLVLRLIEPSAGTVRFEGTDITRLDGPALRRLRRRMQIVFQDPFASLNPRMTVGEIIEEPLIVHAAGDRAARRARVEELLGLVGLAAAHAGRYPHEFSGGQRQRIGIARALALSPALVVCDEPVSALDVSVQAQVVNLLKDLQERLGLSYLFIAHDLAVVKHAADRVAVMYLGQIVELAPRAALFDDPRHPYTRTLLAAIPRPDPRRRGSGRPIPGGDVPSPMAPPPGCRFHTRCGFVTERCRAEAPPLRAVADGHWSACHYAETLPPASALDEVPAPSPAAARRMALYAGRRAGQAVSTG, from the coding sequence CCGCGGCCTGCTGTGGTCGCGCCGCGTCGGCACCGTGCGCGCGGTCGATGGCATCTCCTTCACCCTGCATCACGGCGAGACACTGGCGCTGGTCGGGGAATCGGGTTGCGGCAAATCCACCACCGCGCGGCTGGTGCTGCGGCTGATCGAACCGAGCGCCGGCACGGTGCGGTTCGAGGGCACCGACATCACCCGCCTGGACGGGCCCGCGCTGCGCCGCCTGCGCCGGCGCATGCAGATCGTCTTCCAGGATCCCTTCGCCAGCCTCAACCCGCGCATGACGGTGGGCGAGATCATCGAGGAGCCGCTGATTGTCCATGCGGCCGGCGACCGCGCCGCGCGCCGGGCCCGGGTGGAGGAACTGCTCGGGCTGGTCGGCCTGGCCGCAGCCCATGCCGGGCGCTACCCGCACGAATTCTCCGGCGGGCAGCGCCAGCGCATCGGCATCGCCCGGGCGCTGGCGTTGTCGCCGGCGCTGGTGGTGTGCGACGAGCCGGTCTCGGCGTTGGACGTGTCGGTGCAGGCACAGGTGGTCAACCTGCTCAAGGACCTGCAGGAGCGGCTGGGCCTGTCCTACCTGTTCATCGCCCACGACCTCGCGGTGGTGAAGCATGCCGCCGACCGGGTCGCGGTGATGTATCTCGGGCAGATCGTCGAACTCGCGCCACGGGCGGCGCTGTTCGACGACCCGCGCCATCCCTACACGCGGACCCTGCTCGCGGCGATCCCGCGCCCCGATCCGCGCCGGCGTGGATCGGGGCGGCCGATCCCCGGGGGCGACGTGCCGAGCCCGATGGCGCCGCCGCCGGGTTGCCGTTTCCACACCCGCTGCGGCTTCGTCACCGAACGCTGCCGCGCCGAGGCACCGCCGCTCCGCGCGGTCGCGGATGGGCATTGGTCCGCCTGCCACTACGCCGAAACCCTGCCGCCGGCCTCCGCCCTGGACGAGGTGCCCGCGCCGTCGCCCGCGGCGGCACGGCGGATGGCATTGTACGCCGGGCGGCGGGCGGGGCAGGCCGTGTCGACGGGGTAA